GATTACGGCCATTGGGTATAAATTGGGAGGAGCAACACTAGCTTATTTCACATTGCTCATCTGGATATTGCCTGCCACGGTTTTCATGGCGGTTACTGCATTGGGAATTTCTTTTTTTGAAAAAGGTACTTTGATCAGAATCAGTCAGTTCCTAAAACCAATGGGAGTAGCTTTCATTTTTTTTGCTGCTTTTCAAATTGGTCGAAAAGTGATCACCACAAAAACTGCTTTTTGGCTGATGGCTTTTTCCACCGCAGCAGGCATAATATTCAGATCACCTTACCTGGCACCAGCTATGATTTTGATTGGAGGCCTTGTTTCTTCTTCTAAATATCACAAACAAAAAAAGATGGAGAAAAAGCCTGTAAAGGTGAAATGGGGTAATTTGATATTGTGGGCAGCTATCCTGGTTGCTTTGGTGGCAGTGGGTGCCATAACCAAGTCATTACCTGTCAGGCTTTTTGAAAATTTTTATCGAAATGGAAGTATTGCCTTTGGTGGTGGTCATATACTTAAGCCATTGTTATTCAATGAGTTTGTAGAATTTAAAAAGTATTTAAGTCGGGATGAATTCTTGTCGGGGATTGCTATTGCCGAGATGATTCCCGGACCTACTTTTTCTATTGCTTCATATGTGGGCTCCTTGTCCATGCGTTCGTGGGGAATCAGTGGTCAGATTCTGGGTTCAGTGGTTGCCTCGGTGGGAATATTTTTGCCGGGTATTCTGATGATATTTTTTGTGGTGAAATTCTGGAATCAATTGAAGCAGTTCAGAGGTGTGAGGGCATCATTAGAAGGAATTAACGCCTCAAGTACCGGATTGACTTTAGCGGCAGGTACATCATTATTTCAACCTATGATTTATGATTGGGTGAGTATTATTACAGTAATCTTAACTTTTGCAATATTATATTCAGGAAAAATTCCCGGATACCTTTTGATACTTGGCGGTTTGATACTAGGAGCTATATTTTAATATTATGTCAGATTTTCTTACCTATTTTAACCTTGGATTTAAGCATATCACTGATCTGGGTGGATATGATCACATCCTTTTTATAGTTGCACTTTGTGCGGTTTATTTGATCAGTGACTGGAAACAATTGCTCTATATTGTCACTTTTTTTACGATTGGTCATTCCATTACCCTAGCTCTGGCAGTTTTAAAACTTGTAAATATTGATTCCAAGATTATTGAGTTTCTGATACCGGTTACCATAATGTTTACCGCCATTTCTAATTTATTTCAGAATTTACCGGAAAACTCACTTAAAAAATTCCCTACGCCAATTTCCAGATATTTATTGACCGGCTTTTTTGGGCTCATACATGGTTTAGGTTTTAGTAATTATCTAAAGAGTCTTTTAGGTGCTGAATCTGATATTATTGTCCCTCTTTTGTCGTTTAATATTGGGCTCGAAGTCGGACAGATAATTATTGTCATTATTTTCATGCTATTATCTTATATTTTTTACAATCTATTTAATTTCAAAAGAAAAGATATTAATCTTGTTACTTCCGGATTTGTAGCGGGAGTGACCATGACTTTACTCATCGATAAATGGGTATTTTGATTTAGTATTTCATTGACAGTCAAATATATATACTATTCTAAATTTTATTTTTTTATGAAAAAACTATTAATTTTTATGATGTTGAGCGTATCGGCCTTTGCACAGATGCCAACATCAAACCCTTACAATGCCAATACTCTTTTTGAACAAATGGGTCAGGCACTACCCACACCCAATACTTACCGCACTGCCAGTGGTGCTCCAGGTAAAGAATATTGGCAGCAAAAAGCCGATTATGACATAAAAGTTGAATTAGACGATGATAAACAGCATATTTCAGCCTCAGAAAAAATCACCTATTTAAACCAATCTCCTGATGTTTTGACTTATTTATGGCTGCAACTGGATCAAAATCATTTCAGTGATAAATCAGATGCTAAACTCACCCGTCAGACTTCAATCAGTCATGAAAGAGGGGCATCGTCAGGAACATTGAAAGGTTTAAATGATGTGACAGATAAAGACTATGGTTTTAAGATTTTGAAAGTGACCGACAAAGCCGGAAAGGCTTTAAAATATACAATCAATGGCACTATGATGCGAATTGATCTACCCATGGCATTGCCAAAAGGTCAAAACTTCGTATTTAATGTTGATTGGAGTTTTAACATTGTAGATGCCAATGCTACCAGAGCTAGAAGCGGATATGAGTATTTTGAAAAAGATGGTAACTATCTGTACGAAATGGCACAATGGTTTCCTCGTATGTGTGCTTACGATGATGTAAACGGTTGGCAGCACAAACAGTTTTTAGGCCAGGGCGAATTCACCCTTGTTTTTGGTGATTATAAAGTAGCGGTGACTGTGCCCAATGATATGGTAGTAGGGGCAACCGGGGAATTGCAGAATGCCAAAGAAGTGTTATCAGCTGCACAACAGGCCAGAATGCTTCAGGCAGAAACTTCCACAACTCCGGTTGTGATTGTAAATCAACAAGAAGCCGAACTGGCAGAGAAAGGGAAACCAACAGGTAAAAAAACATGGGTTTTTGCTGCAAAAAATGTAAGAGATTTTGCTTTTGCCGCTTCGCGTAAATTCATTTGGGATGCCATGAAAGTTGAAGTCGAAGGAAAAAAAGTATGGGCTATGTCTTTATATCCAAAAGAAGGAAACCCACTTTGGGGACAGTATTCCACCCGTTTGGTTGCACATACACTTACGCAATATTCGAAAAGAACATTTTCATATCCATATCCGGTTGCGTATTCAGTTCATGGCCCGGTAGGAGGGATGGAATACCCTATGATGAGCTTTAACGGTGCCAGACCACTACCTGATGGCACTTATTCTGAAGATATCAAGAACTTCCTGATTTTGGTGATTATCCATGAAGTTGGGCATAATTTTTTCCCAATGATTGTTAATAGTGACGAAAGACAGTGGTCATGGATGGATGAAGGCCTCAATAGCTTTCTTGAGGGGATTGTATGCCGTGAATGGGATCGTGATTTTCCTGCCGATGGAATTGAGCCTCAGCACATTGTTCCTTACATGAAATTAGATGCAGACAAGCAAAATGCAATAATGACTTCCAGTGACAATATTTTGCCTGGAACTTTCGGTCCAAATGCCTACTCAAAACCGGCTACCGGACTTAATATGCTCAGAGAAACCATCATGGGAAGAGAGCTTTTTGATTATGCTTTTAAAGAATATTCAAGAAGGTGGGCTTTTAAAAGTCCAACTCCGGCTGATTTTTTCCGTACCATGGAGGATGCTTCCGGTGTGGATTTGGACTGGTTTTGGAAAGGATGGTTTTACGGAGTCGATAACCTGGACCAGGCAATTGCTGAAGTGGAATGGATGGAGTTAGACGATCAGAACCCTGAGGTAAAAAAAGCTGCAGCCCGTACCGAAGAAAACACCAAAAAACAGACCATGAGCTATATCCGGGATAAAACTGATATCAAAAAATCAGTGGTAGAGGCCGATAGTACAATGAAAGATTTTTATAATCGATATGACAAAAATGCTGTTACCGATAAAGACAAGGGTCAATATCAAAAATATCTTGAATCGCTTTCGGCGGAAGATAGGGAGCTTATCAAAAACAAAAAGCAATATTATGTGCTGAAATTAAAAAACAAGGGTGGGTTGGTAATGCCGGTTTTGGTTCAAGCTCAGTTTGAAGATGGTACTACCCAGGATTTCAGGTTCCCGGTTGAAATATGGAGGCTAAATAATAAGGAAATCAAGAAAACTATTGTGACAGATAAAAAAGTTGCGAAATTTAAACTTGATCCTTACTTTGAATTGCCTGATGTGGATCCAACTGACAATGTTTTTCCAAAAGAACCCGAAAAACCTACCAAGTTCCAGCTTATGAAACAACAAAGTATGAGGCCTCAGGGTAGCAATCCTATGCAGGAAGCCCGCCAAAATACTGCTTCAGGTGCTGTCGGAGCAAGTGGTAAGAATTAAGTAATGAAAATAAAATGAAAGCGTTAAGCCCGGAGGAAACTTCGGGCTTTGTTTTGTAAAATGAATTTTATGAAGATAATTTTTATAAATAAGTTATTATCTCACTTCACAACTACATCAGTAAATCCAAATGTATCGCAATCAAAAAGTCCTTTGTCAGATAATTTTAGAGAGGGGATCACCAACAATGCCATAAATGAAAGGCTCATAAATGGCGATTTAAGTGTGCTTCCCAATTTATCTTTAACGAAATTATCTATCTGAGTATAATCTCTTGAAACCTCATAACCATTTTTATTACTCATCAATCCGGCGACTGGAAGAGGTAAAACTCCCATTTTGATATCAGAAACAGCAGAAATTCCACCTTTTTCTCTGATTATCAGATTTATTGCATCAGAAATAGATTCATCTTCAACACCTACAGCGATAATATTGTGTGAATCATGGGCCACCGAAGAGGCTATTGCACCATCTGTAAGTCCAAAACCTTTTATAAACGCAACCGCTGGAGGGGTCTCCTTATATCTGTTTAAAACAACTAGCTTCAATACATCATTATCATCAAAAAAACATTCTGCCTCTGTTTCGTCTTTTGAAAAGAATAATTTATCAGTAACCAACTGACCATCATTGACTTTGATTACATTGATTCCATGATAATCTGCAGGGTATTTTATTTTCATATCTGCAGCAGAAATTCTTCTTGCCGAAAAATTATTTACCGGATTAACCTGAATATCTTCAATCAATGTTTCACCTTTTTCAGCAACCAAATTACCATCAATATAGGTTTCAAGAATTTCGAAATCTTGCGGGTTATTTATTTTTACAAAGTCGGCAGTTTCGCCTTCTCTCAATAATCCAATGGGTAAGTCATAATGCCTGACAGGATTTAAAGAAGCCATTCGCAGTGCTTTAAATAAATCAAGTCCTTTAGCTACTGCTCTTTTAATCAGTAAATTAATATGTCCCGCTTCGAGATCGTCAGGGTGCTTGTCGTCTGAGCAAAACATCATTTGAGCCGAGTATTGCTCAGCCAATGGTATCAGTGCCTCAAAGTTTTTGGCTGCACTGCCTTCTCTGATTAAAATTTTAACGCCAAGCTTTAACTTTTCTTCGGCTTCTTCGAGCGTAAAACATTCATGGTCAGTACTGATGCCATGGGAAAAGTATTGTTGGGAAGCATCACCTCTTAAAGCTGGTGCATGACCGTCAATTGGCTTATTATATTTTTTTGCCAAAGCTATTTTCGCCAACACTTCGTCATTTCCAGATAAAACTCCCGGGAAATTCATCATTTCGGCTAGATAACCAATTTCAGGTTTAATTAGCAGGCCCTCAATTTCTTTAGAATTTATGGTAGCACCTGCACTCTCAAAATCAGTAGCAGGTACACATGAAGGAGCACCGAAACAAAATTTAAAAGGAACCTTTTTGCCCTTTTCAATCATAAAATCAACTCCTTTTACGCCAAGGACATTAGCGATTTCATGAGGATCTGATACAGTACCCACAGTGCCGTGAACAACAGCCATGCGGGCAAATTGAGACGGTACCAACATTGAGCTTTCGATATGAACATGTGAATCTACAAATCCGGGTAAATAGTAGGCTTCTTCCTGTTTTTCGGGCCCTAACTTTTCGATATTAAAAATTCGACCTTCAAAAACTGTTATTTCTCCAAAAAAAATCGTGTTGTCAAATATATTTATGATATTCCCGGAATATTTTTTCATACCTTTTGTTTTTTACAAATTTCAGAAATTTGTTTTACAAATCATTAATTTAATATCTTTTGCAAGATTTTTTTAAATAAAAATGCTTCTTCAGTAACCCGAAGAAGCGTATAAATCGATTAAAATATTATTTATTTATTATTACGCTGGCTTCAATCTCCACCAGGTATTTCTCATCTATTAATTTTGAAACTTCTACCATCGAGGTTACAGGTTTAATCTCTCTAAAAACCTCTCCGTGTGCTTTTCCGATTTTTTCCCAATTTTTTATATTAGTACAGTAAATTCTGGTTCTTACCACATCCTCCATTCTGGCACCCAATTGACTCAAAGTATTTTCGAATTTCATCAGGATGAACTTAGTCTGCAGGTATTCATCACCTTCTCCAATCAATTCACCGCTATTGTCGGTTGCAACAGTCCCACTTATTTCTATAATATTTCCTATTTTCACTGCTCTGCTATAACCAACAATATCTTCCCATTTCGCACCTGAAGTGATGTTTATTCTTTTCATCCTAGTTTTTTTGGTTTTTTACAAAAATAGAGAAATATACCCAATTTTACATTGAAGCGGTTGTTTTCTTCCAATGAAGATTAGTAATATTTTCTCCAACTTTTTTGCCTAAATCAAGACCAGCAACATTATCCTGACGAGTATGAATACCTCCATAGAGCCTGGAAATTCCACATTCTTCGGCTGTTTGCCATATTGTAGTGAAACTGCGGGCCTTATAATCTACATTTCTCAAGTAATCTTTGATTTTTGGAACGTGGGTGTTGTCAGTAAAACTTACATCATTTCCGAAAACCGAAATCAATGCCGTTGCTGTTGCGGCTCCCTGTGACGAATGACCCGAAGGAAAAGCCGGAAAAGGAGGCTCTGGCCAAAATTGTTCATAAGGCATTTTGATGTTTCTCAATATATATGGAGTTGGTCTAACCGAATGGTATGTGTATTTTACTTTCCAGCAACAAACAAATGCGTCGGCCACCGAAAGTCCAACCTTTGCGTAAACACTAGCTGCTTCAAAAAGATTAAGCTTCTTAAGTTGTACCAATTGTCTTGCCAGATTATACGAGTGACCAGCCGGTGCCGCAGATTCTGAGGGGTCGTCGCCCCACCAGAGAGCCAGTTCTTTTTGTTCTTTGGTAAGATTGACATTCATATCGTAAACCTCCTTGAACTCAGCAAAATATTTGGAATTTTTATCCGTACTGTAGTCCAAGATTTGAGGAATAGGAATACTGCCATTTAATGCCACCATAGGTCTGTTTTTTCCCCATGTCGGGGCCATTGGAGCCAAAATAGAAGATTGACCGTTGGAAGGCGGTGTCCAATACTGTAAGCCCTGAGGGATTTTGTATTTGAAATCAAAATTATTTAAATACCCCAGATTTCCACCATCGGTTATTGACCAATTGTAAATTTTTTCAGCAACGGATGTCCCGTATCTTTTCGACCTGTTTAAAATGGCGGTGTCTTTAACAACCAAGGTTCTTTGAATAAGAATATCATTATATAATGAATCAATCGGAAGTTTGTAATTATTCTGAGAATGTTGCCACATTCTGAACACCATATAGTATTGGCCTTCATTAAGAGCAGTTTCCCAGTCAATTTCACCTGTTGGTTTAGGTAAATCACCTAGCCCATTTAATTCAGGAGCTATTGATTGATAAATTATGCTCCCATTGACTACCGTTTCATATAGTGTTAAACCCATATACCCCATTGCTCTGCTGATATAAGTCGGGCTATTTAAGGGCTGATATCGTACAAATCTCAGAAGCTTTTCGGCCCATCTGTTTGTAATTTCAGAGCTAACCACTTTTTCGGTAGGTTTAATAATTTCCAATCCTTCCTTGTCTTTGGTACAGGAAATCAAAAAGCTTAAAGTGATTCCAAACAATAATAATTTCTTCATTTAAAATGTCAGATATGGTTCGATTTTGTTCAATGTATTCTCGTCGAGAATTTTAATTGACCTCAGATCATTAATATTTTTAAAATCACCGTGTTGCTTTCTGTATTCAAGAATTACTTTCCCCTGATTATAATTCAAATATGGATGCCTTATTTTATCTACTTTATTAATTGATATTTTTTTGACTCCCGAATTAATAAAAGCCATTTTTTTTAATTCGTCAACAGCTTCCGGTGCAATTCCATATGTTTCAGAAATCTGACTCAGATTATTGAATCCTCCCAACAGATCCCGGTATTTTATTATCCTGTTTGCAAATACCTTACCAATTCCTCTTACTTGCATCAGTTGGGTTGTGTCGGCGGAATTGATATCAAATTTTGTCGAAATTGTTGCTTTTTTTGTCCATTTTGGAGCTTCCACCGGGCTTTCAATTTTTATATTCAGATTTTCATCGGGGTCTTTTGCGGTGAAGCTATTTTTTTCTGGTAAAAGAATAAACGGTTGGAACTCCTCATAAATCTCGGGTTTTAGAATGTATATTTTTTTTAAATCCTCCTTGAATTTAAACTTACCGCCTTTCTGACGATATTTAAATATGGTTTTAGCTACATACATCGGAAAGCCCATTTTTTTAAAGTCGGCTTCAGTGGCTGTATTTGGGTCAAATGAAAATTTCACACCTTTAGAAGCGAATTTTTGCTTATCATAATCGTAATTTTTATTTTGATAATCATATTCCTTGTTTTTGAATTCGGGTATTTCAGTATGCCCGTATTCCTTAATTACAATGGTAGAGTTTTTATTGAAACTCAAATTAGAGAATAAATAATAAGCTAAAATGGAAATAAAAATAACGATTGTAGCTAGAATTGCCCCTTTGGCTTCTTCGATGGAGAAATCAAGTTGTTCTCTCAGGATGTTAATTATTCGTTTCATATCAGATTTAGAGCTAAAAAAAACTTCACTAAAATAATGAAGGTTAATGAAATTTTGTGCTAATGCATTAAAAAAAATACATTTTACAATTTAAAAAAAGCAATAGTATATTTTATTACTTATAATTTTAAAAATATGGACAGGTTTGGGATGAATTTTTAAAAAAAAAAGCCACCTTATACAGGCGGCTTTAAACTAATTTTTTCAGAATTTTTATAAACCTTCTTGTTCTCTATAGGTTACAACTAATTGATCACCAAGGAATTCTTCAAGGGCGGTAGAAGTAGGCTTTGGTTGTCTTTCGTAAAATTTAGAAATTTCAATTTGTTCTCTGTTTTCAAAAATCTCTTCCAGATTATCAACACTTGAGGCAAATTCGCTCAATTTTTGAGTCAATTCTTCTTTGGTTTTGATTGCAATTTGTTGAGCTCTTTTTGAAACCACAAAAACCGATTCGTAAATATTTCCGGTTTTTAATGCCAAAACATCCGTATCTCTCGTAACTATCGATGAATTAATAGCCATCTTTTTATATTTTTATTTTATTAAATTTAAAATCGGACTGCAAAAATAATCTAAATTATTGAAAAATAGCACAATTTGCTTAAGATTTCTCTTTCTCTGCGGCAATTTTTGCTTCTTCTATCAATTTTTCTGTTTTTGCAACTTGTTCCAAACCTTTCATAGCCCGATCATGTACTTTTTCTAAATCCTTTAAGTATTTGCTTTTTGGAAATTTGTCAACAAATTTTTCATAAAAAGTAATGGCTTCATTATACCTTTCTTTTTGTTTGGTATATAAGCTCACATCGGCTAATTCCTGCTGAGAAATCACCTGTATATATTGAAGTTCCTCAGTGAATTTTGAATCCGGAAAATCTTTAACAAAATTACTAACACTAACCACTGTGGCTTTGTAATTGGCTAAACCACTAAATGAAGGTTGGCGAGTTTTATAATACAATTTGGCTTTTTCATAAGCCTTCATTTCCAGACGATATCTGAGGTCATTAAGATCTTTTGTGCATTTATCAGCATATTTGCTTTCTGGATAGGTATTGATAAATGTCTGTAGGGCATCAATTGCTGTCAGGGTATTGGTTTGATCCAGGTTTGAGGGTGGTGAATCTTTAAACATGGAATAGGCATACATATAAAATGCTTCTTCTGCAAAAGGACTGTTGTTGTAAGTAGCATAAAATGACTTAAATGCATAGCTACTCATTTGAAATTGACCCTGATAATAATTGCAGTAAGCATTATAGAACTGTGCCTTTTCAGCAGTACTATCACCTTTCAGGAGTGGCGATATCTCTTCCAGTATCAGACCAGCTTTATAATATTGTGCGTTTTCGTAATACGTTATCGCAGCTTTATATTTTTCATCAAGAGTGCCCTTTTTCATGAGTTGATTAAACTTTTTGTTGCAGGAAATCTGCAGGAAGCCAACCAATATCAACAGAGCGAAAAGACTTTTTTTCTTAAAATTCATGTTACAAATGTACAAAATCCACAGCAATTAGAACGGAGGAAAATTAAAAATATTGAAGAGTAATATTAATTGTGTCTGACAAGAAGTTTTTTTGTGGCTATTTTTTTACCATTTACAATTAATTGGTACATATAAAATCCTGATTCCCAACCAGAAGTATTGATTCTGATTTTCTCAGATGATTTTGTCAAATCAAAGTCAGCCACGGGTTTACCTAGCAGGTTATAAAACGATAAACTTGCACTATTGTAGTCTCCATCAATTACATAGTCCAACGTAGTATATGAATCTGCCGGATTGGGATACACGTTTGAAATTTTATTTTTTTCAACATTACTTTCTGCAGCACTTGACAAAGTACTTTTGGGGTCTTGTTGTTTGCTTTTATTAACAATCAGCAAATCACGGTAATATTGGGTATAATTCGTTTTGGAATTGAAAGTCAAAGATTTGGGTAGGCTGTTTTTTCCTAAAAGATTAGAATTAGCGTTAGTCTTTTTTGGATCTTTTCCAATTGAAAGTCTTGATTGGCCTGCTGTTTTTTGACCCAATGCCACAGATACAGTCAAAAAGACTGCAATTGCTCCTGTAACTATATGAGTAAAAATTCGCATCGTTAATTCAAGTATAAATTTTGCTTATAATCAGACTTTTACAAAAATAATAAAATATTTTTCGCTTTCTACAATATTAGACGTTATTTTTTGTTAAAAGGTTGCCTTGAGAATAAAAAAAACTCTATTATTATTATTCTCAGCAAAAATTATACCTTATTTGATTAATCAGCAGGGTATTTTTCCTACTCTTGTGGCGTGTCGTCCACCTTCAAACTCCGTCTCAATAAAAGTTTTAACATATAATAAAGCCTCCTCATCATCAATAAATCGGGCTGGCAAACACATAATGTTGGCGTCGTTGTGTTGCCTGATCAGTTTGGCCACATTATTGTTCCATACTAATCCGGCCCTGATACCCTGATGCTTATTGGCAGTGATACAAACACCATTTCCGCTGCCACAAATAAGTATTCCGAAATCAAATTCTTTGTTTTCGACAGCGGAAGCCAGTGGATGAACCGTGTCGGGATAATCCATTGAATCAGCAGTATATGGGCCAAAATCGGAGGTTTGGAAATTCTGACTTTGAAGCCAGTTTAGAATTTTTTTCTTATATTCGAAACCGGCGTGGTCGCCTCCAATAGCAATTTTTAATGACATTTTTGTTAAACTTTAAATTGCAAATATACGTTTTAAATATCTTGTAGAGATAACAACAAATCAAAAAATGGAAGAAATAATAGAAGAAGTTAAGATTAAAGAAGCTTTCCTGGAACGCACATGGAACGAAATTCAAAGTCAGGATTCATGGCAAATCTTTAAAGCCATGGCTGAGTTTGTACAAGGTTATGAGAAATTGGCTAAAATTGGTCCAAGTGTGTCCATATTTGGGTCGGCAAGAACCAAACCCGGTACAAAATATTATACAATGGCCGAAGAAATTGCCGCTAAATTAGTAGAAAAAGGATATGGGGTAATTACAGGAGGTGGCCCGGGCATAATGGAAGCAGGAAATAAAGGTGCCAAAGAAAAAAGGGGTAAGTCGATTGGTCTGAATATAGTTTTGCCTTTTGAGCAAGTTCCTAACGACTATGTGGATAATGACAAGAGTATAAATTTCGATTACTTTTTTGCCAGAAAAGTATGTTTTATAAAATATTCTCAGGGGTTTGTGGTGTTGCCCGGTGGATTCGGGACATTGGATGAGCTATTTGAAGCTTTGACTTTGATTCAGACCAAGAAAATCGGTCGTTTTCCGATTGTTATGGTTGGAACAGAATATTGGGCAGGTCTGATTGATTGGGTAAAAAGTACGATGATTGCCGAAGGAAATATTAAACCGGATGATTTAAACCTGATAAAAGTAGTTGATACTGCAGAGGAAGCTGCTAAAGTGATTGAAGACTTTTACAGTAAATATATGTTGCAGCCCAATTTCTAAAAATTCCGGTTTTCAGAACATTAAATCCAAATCAAGGGATTCTTTTAGTTTCCAGAGGTTTGGATTTTTTTCGGCCATATTTTCAAACTTCTCCTGCTCAGTACGAGGCTTCATTTTAGTCTCTTCTGCCGTGATTATTGCTTCTATCTGAATAGTGCCATTATGAAGCTTTCTTTTTAGCAGTTCCAAAACATCCGACCTGATTTCGTAGAAAATATCCTTCAAAATCGTATTGGGAAGTTTGAAGGTCATGAGTGTACCCTCCAGTTCAAAATCTGATTCGAGTACACGGCTTTCGTTGGGCGAGGTTCGCTGGCGGGCGAGTTCCATCAAAACTCCCTTTGCCATCCCGAAAGTAAATTCTTTATTGTCTGTTATTTGAACTTCAAGACCACTGCTTGACTCCTTGGCTGTGTTGACGGCCTCTTCCAATGCTTTTACAGAGCGTAAAGATTTCATCGGTTTTCTGATCAGATTTTCAGTGGAAACCGATGGCGTTAGATTTGGAAGAGTTTGATTCTGGGCTGGCTGACTTACCGGATTTACTTGTACCGGAGGTTCAGAACTTTCTTCAACTACTTTTTTTTTTTGCCCTCAGTATCCTGAAGACCCCCCATATTTAATACGGCGTTGATTTGGGAAAGCTTCAAAAGCCCGATTTCTACATGTAAACGTTGGTTTTTGGAAGCTTTATAGTTGATGTCTATCTGGCTGCCCACACTTAATGCTGAAAGTAGGAAACTGGTGCTAACTTTCTGAGCCTGAGACAGATATTTTTGTTTGATATTTTCAGAAATCTCAAGAATATCAATGGTGGCAGGGTTTTTACAAACCAGAATATTGCGGAAATGCTCGTTGAGCCCAACAATAAACTGATGCGTATCAAAG
The sequence above is a segment of the Cytophagaceae bacterium genome. Coding sequences within it:
- the chrA gene encoding chromate efflux transporter, which gives rise to MLETKKIRYLIFLKDVFVLSITSFGGPQAHLALFLEKLVNKHRYVSEAELLEMQSLCQLLPGPTSTQVITAIGYKLGGATLAYFTLLIWILPATVFMAVTALGISFFEKGTLIRISQFLKPMGVAFIFFAAFQIGRKVITTKTAFWLMAFSTAAGIIFRSPYLAPAMILIGGLVSSSKYHKQKKMEKKPVKVKWGNLILWAAILVALVAVGAITKSLPVRLFENFYRNGSIAFGGGHILKPLLFNEFVEFKKYLSRDEFLSGIAIAEMIPGPTFSIASYVGSLSMRSWGISGQILGSVVASVGIFLPGILMIFFVVKFWNQLKQFRGVRASLEGINASSTGLTLAAGTSLFQPMIYDWVSIITVILTFAILYSGKIPGYLLILGGLILGAIF
- a CDS encoding HupE/UreJ family protein, whose product is MSDFLTYFNLGFKHITDLGGYDHILFIVALCAVYLISDWKQLLYIVTFFTIGHSITLALAVLKLVNIDSKIIEFLIPVTIMFTAISNLFQNLPENSLKKFPTPISRYLLTGFFGLIHGLGFSNYLKSLLGAESDIIVPLLSFNIGLEVGQIIIVIIFMLLSYIFYNLFNFKRKDINLVTSGFVAGVTMTLLIDKWVF
- a CDS encoding M1 family metallopeptidase, which codes for MKKLLIFMMLSVSAFAQMPTSNPYNANTLFEQMGQALPTPNTYRTASGAPGKEYWQQKADYDIKVELDDDKQHISASEKITYLNQSPDVLTYLWLQLDQNHFSDKSDAKLTRQTSISHERGASSGTLKGLNDVTDKDYGFKILKVTDKAGKALKYTINGTMMRIDLPMALPKGQNFVFNVDWSFNIVDANATRARSGYEYFEKDGNYLYEMAQWFPRMCAYDDVNGWQHKQFLGQGEFTLVFGDYKVAVTVPNDMVVGATGELQNAKEVLSAAQQARMLQAETSTTPVVIVNQQEAELAEKGKPTGKKTWVFAAKNVRDFAFAASRKFIWDAMKVEVEGKKVWAMSLYPKEGNPLWGQYSTRLVAHTLTQYSKRTFSYPYPVAYSVHGPVGGMEYPMMSFNGARPLPDGTYSEDIKNFLILVIIHEVGHNFFPMIVNSDERQWSWMDEGLNSFLEGIVCREWDRDFPADGIEPQHIVPYMKLDADKQNAIMTSSDNILPGTFGPNAYSKPATGLNMLRETIMGRELFDYAFKEYSRRWAFKSPTPADFFRTMEDASGVDLDWFWKGWFYGVDNLDQAIAEVEWMELDDQNPEVKKAAARTEENTKKQTMSYIRDKTDIKKSVVEADSTMKDFYNRYDKNAVTDKDKGQYQKYLESLSAEDRELIKNKKQYYVLKLKNKGGLVMPVLVQAQFEDGTTQDFRFPVEIWRLNNKEIKKTIVTDKKVAKFKLDPYFELPDVDPTDNVFPKEPEKPTKFQLMKQQSMRPQGSNPMQEARQNTASGAVGASGKN
- the ade gene encoding adenine deaminase; amino-acid sequence: MKKYSGNIINIFDNTIFFGEITVFEGRIFNIEKLGPEKQEEAYYLPGFVDSHVHIESSMLVPSQFARMAVVHGTVGTVSDPHEIANVLGVKGVDFMIEKGKKVPFKFCFGAPSCVPATDFESAGATINSKEIEGLLIKPEIGYLAEMMNFPGVLSGNDEVLAKIALAKKYNKPIDGHAPALRGDASQQYFSHGISTDHECFTLEEAEEKLKLGVKILIREGSAAKNFEALIPLAEQYSAQMMFCSDDKHPDDLEAGHINLLIKRAVAKGLDLFKALRMASLNPVRHYDLPIGLLREGETADFVKINNPQDFEILETYIDGNLVAEKGETLIEDIQVNPVNNFSARRISAADMKIKYPADYHGINVIKVNDGQLVTDKLFFSKDETEAECFFDDNDVLKLVVLNRYKETPPAVAFIKGFGLTDGAIASSVAHDSHNIIAVGVEDESISDAINLIIREKGGISAVSDIKMGVLPLPVAGLMSNKNGYEVSRDYTQIDNFVKDKLGSTLKSPFMSLSFMALLVIPSLKLSDKGLFDCDTFGFTDVVVK
- a CDS encoding RidA family protein translates to MKRINITSGAKWEDIVGYSRAVKIGNIIEISGTVATDNSGELIGEGDEYLQTKFILMKFENTLSQLGARMEDVVRTRIYCTNIKNWEKIGKAHGEVFREIKPVTSMVEVSKLIDEKYLVEIEASVIINK
- a CDS encoding vanadium-dependent haloperoxidase; protein product: MKKLLLFGITLSFLISCTKDKEGLEIIKPTEKVVSSEITNRWAEKLLRFVRYQPLNSPTYISRAMGYMGLTLYETVVNGSIIYQSIAPELNGLGDLPKPTGEIDWETALNEGQYYMVFRMWQHSQNNYKLPIDSLYNDILIQRTLVVKDTAILNRSKRYGTSVAEKIYNWSITDGGNLGYLNNFDFKYKIPQGLQYWTPPSNGQSSILAPMAPTWGKNRPMVALNGSIPIPQILDYSTDKNSKYFAEFKEVYDMNVNLTKEQKELALWWGDDPSESAAPAGHSYNLARQLVQLKKLNLFEAASVYAKVGLSVADAFVCCWKVKYTYHSVRPTPYILRNIKMPYEQFWPEPPFPAFPSGHSSQGAATATALISVFGNDVSFTDNTHVPKIKDYLRNVDYKARSFTTIWQTAEECGISRLYGGIHTRQDNVAGLDLGKKVGENITNLHWKKTTASM